In a single window of the Acyrthosiphon pisum isolate AL4f chromosome X, pea_aphid_22Mar2018_4r6ur, whole genome shotgun sequence genome:
- the LOC115033426 gene encoding uncharacterized protein LOC115033426 codes for MCQTLKDGTFKACPQIFEQMYVIHGSIKRGTDEIFVPLVFALMNGKSEQLYNQVFFILNEFCLENNINIARTNDLEIITDFEKAAINSSTENFPQATHSTCFFHLCQSIYRKIQNIGLSTKYANDPEFNLFARHLPAMAFLPVDRVCIILL; via the exons ATGTGTCAAACACTAAaag ATGGAACATTCAAGGCTTGCCCTCAAATTTTCGAACAAATGTATGTTATTCACGGATCAATTAAACGCGGAACCGATGAAATTTTCGTACCATTAGTATTTGCTCTGATGAATGGTAAAAGTGAACAGCTATATAatcaagtattttttatattaaatgaattttgcctcgaaaacaatattaatattgcacGAACTAATGACTTGGAAATAATAACAGACTTTGAAAAAGCGGCCATAAATTCTTCAACTGAAAATTTTCCCCAAGCAACTCATTCAACATGTTTTTTCCATTTATGCCAgagtatttatagaaaaattcaaaatattgggtTATCGACGAAATATGCAAATGATCCTGAGTTCAATCTTTTTGCTAGACATTTACCTGCGATGGCCTTTTTACCAGTTGATAgggtttgtattatattattgtaa